In one Parvibaculum sp. genomic region, the following are encoded:
- a CDS encoding sulfotransferase domain-containing protein, with translation MGALIWLASYPKSGNTWMRSFLHNLFRNEPKPIDINDITDFCIGDSGAQWYLRRSGGRPVTELTDEEIARLRPLVHRDFTTVFPDSVFVKTHNYFGEWCGVPLHTMDVTAGGIYVLRNPLDVVISVSHHFGETLDEAIAHLANDMTVMGGTESHVLEVHRSWSTHVKSWTEHPSPQLLVLRYEDLLHKPRKHFKRVANFLGLKPSSERLERAIRNSSFKTLKAIEERKGFKERSKKAESFFREGRAEQWREVLTPEQVRRIIRDHHEQMERFGYIPEDYRDAVPVADMEVRDATGVARG, from the coding sequence ATGGGCGCGCTGATCTGGCTTGCCTCCTATCCGAAGTCCGGCAACACCTGGATGCGAAGCTTTCTGCACAATCTGTTCAGGAACGAACCCAAGCCGATCGACATCAACGACATTACCGATTTCTGCATCGGCGACTCAGGGGCGCAATGGTATTTGCGGCGCTCGGGAGGACGCCCCGTCACCGAGCTGACGGATGAAGAGATCGCCCGGCTGCGCCCGCTGGTGCATCGCGACTTTACGACGGTCTTTCCCGACTCGGTGTTCGTCAAGACGCATAATTATTTCGGTGAGTGGTGCGGCGTTCCGCTGCATACGATGGATGTTACGGCAGGCGGCATTTATGTGCTGCGCAATCCGCTCGACGTTGTCATATCCGTCAGTCACCATTTCGGAGAAACGCTGGACGAAGCAATCGCACATCTCGCCAATGACATGACGGTGATGGGCGGAACCGAGAGTCACGTCCTTGAAGTTCACCGCTCCTGGTCGACGCATGTGAAGAGCTGGACGGAGCATCCGAGCCCGCAGCTTCTCGTATTGCGCTACGAGGACCTGCTGCACAAACCGCGAAAGCATTTCAAGCGGGTAGCGAATTTTCTGGGTTTGAAGCCTTCCTCCGAACGTCTCGAACGCGCGATCCGCAATTCCTCCTTCAAGACGCTGAAGGCGATCGAAGAGAGGAAAGGCTTCAAGGAGCGCTCGAAGAAAGCAGAAAGCTTTTTCCGCGAAGGCCGCGCCGAGCAGTGGCGCGAGGTGCTGACGCCCGAACAGGTCCGCCGTATCATTCGCGATCATCACGAACAGATGGAACGTTTCGGTTATATTCCGGAGGATTATCGGGATGCCGTTCCGGTAGCGGATATGGAAGTACGGGACGCCACGGGCGTCGCGCGGGGCTGA